The genome window TCTACACCGACGTCGTCACCGAGGTGCGCGACGAGCTGCGGCGGCAGGTCGACGCCGCGCTGGAGGCCGGGGTCGCCGAGGACGCGATCGTGCTGGACCCCGGGCTGGGCTTCGCCAAGACCGGCGCCGACGACTGGCTCCTGCTGCAGCGGCTGGAGGTGCTGATCGACCTCGGCTTCCCGGTGCTGGTCGGGGCGTCGCGCAAGCGGTTCCTCGGCAGGCTGCTGGCCGACGCCGACGGCGAACCGCGGCCGCCTGCGGGGCGGGAGACCGCCACCGCCGTGGTCTCGGCGCTGGCCGCCGACCGGGGCGCGTGGGGCGTGCGGGTGCACGACGTCGTGGCCTCGTTGGACGCGGTGGCGGTGACCGCCGCGTGGAACAGCGGAGGAGAGCTCGGTGGCTGACCGGATCACCCTGACCGGCCTGAAGGTCCGCGGCAACCACGGCGTGTTCGACCACGAGAAGCGCGACGGGCAGGACTTTCTCGTCGACATCACGGTGTGGATCGACCTGGCGGGTGCCGCCGCCGACGACGACCTCGCGCAGACGCTGCACTACGGGGAGATGGCCGAGCGCGCGGCGGAGATCGTCGCCGGCCCCTCGCGAGACCTGATCGAGACCGTGGCGGCCGAGATCGCCGACGACATCATGGCCGACGGGCGGGCCCACGCCGCCGAGGTCACCATCCACAAGCCGTCCGCGCCGATCCCGCTGACCTTCGCCGACG of Saccharopolyspora erythraea contains these proteins:
- the folB gene encoding dihydroneopterin aldolase yields the protein MADRITLTGLKVRGNHGVFDHEKRDGQDFLVDITVWIDLAGAAADDDLAQTLHYGEMAERAAEIVAGPSRDLIETVAAEIADDIMADGRAHAAEVTIHKPSAPIPLTFADVAVTIRRSRRGGRGNVVPA